A region of the Caviibacter abscessus genome:
TGGAAATACTAAAGTAATATGTAATGCTACAATTGAAGAAAAAATACCTCCTTTTCTTAAAGGAAAAGGAAGTGGTTGGGTTACAGCAGAATATAGCATGCTTCCAAGAGCAACCAATACAAGAAATAAAAGAGAGAGTTCTACAGGTAAAATATCTGGAAGATCTATGGAAATACAAAGATTAATTGGAAGAGCATTAAGATCTTGCTTAGACCTTACAAAACTTGGTGAAAGAACAATAACTATTGATTGTGATGTTATCCAAGCAGATGGTGGAACAAGAACAGCATCAATTACTGGTGGATATTTAGCATTAGAACTTGCAATTCAAAAACTTTTAGATAATGGTGTACTTGAAATAAATCCATTAATTTCTAAAGTTGCAGCCATAAGTGTTGGTAAAGTTAATGGAGAACTTATGCTTGATCTTGATTATAAAGAAGATTGCAGGGCACAAGTTGATATGAATATAGTTATGAATAATAAACATGAATATATAGAGATTCAAGGAACAGGAGAAGAGTCAACATTTGTATATAGTGAGTTACTTGAATTTTTATCATTAGCTAATGAAGCTTTTGAATTTTTATTTTTATTGTAGGAGTAAAATGGAAAAAATTGATATACTTAATTTTGATTATGATGAACTCGTTAATGAATTAAGTGGTTTAAATTTAAAAAAATTTGTTATTAGCCAAATATATGATTGGCTACACAATAAATTAGAATTTAATTTTGATAATTTTAGTAATATAAAAAAAGAAATCAGAGAAATTTTAAAAGAGAAATATATGATAAATGATTTTAAATTTATCACAAAACAGGAATCAGCAGATAAAATGACGTCTAAATATTTATTTAAAGTAAATGAAAAACATTTGTTGGAATCTGTACTAATAACTCATAATAATAGAAAAACATTATGTGTTTCATCGCAAGTTGGTTGTCCTTTAAAATGTGATTTTTGTGCTACAGGTACTATGAGATTTGAAAAGAACTTAACTGCTTCTGAGATAATACAGCAATTTTATCATATACAAAAAGAATTGAAAAAGAATGGAGATAAAATAACAAATTTAGTATATATGGGCATGGGAGAGCCGTTTTTAAATTATGATAATGTAGTTAAATCAATTAATTTATTAAATTCTAAATATGGTCAAAATATATCAAAAAGAAATTTTACAATTTCTACATCAGGGCTTATAAATGAAATAAAAAAAATTTCTGAAAACGAAAAGCAAATTCATTTAGCAATATCTCTTCATTCTGTAAAACAAGAGATTAGAGATAAATTAATGCCAATTAATAAAAGATATAATTTAGATGAACTTAGAAAGGCGTTATTTGAATATCAAAAACATACAGGTAATAGAATAACATTTGAATATATATTAATTGATGATATGAATATTGATAAAACAGATGCGATACTTCTTACTAAATTTTTAAAAGGATTTAATTCACATGTGAATTTAATACCATATAACCCAGTTACAGGTAAATCGTATGTAACGCCCTCAAAAATTAAACAAAGAGAATTTTTTAATTATTTGAAAAATAATAAAATTAATGCCACTTTAAGAGAAACAAAAGGACAGGATATATCTGCCGCTTGTGGACAATTAAAAGTAAAAAAGGAGAATCAAAAAAATGAAAAAGATAATTAAATATGGGGTCAGATTTTTATTACTTCTATTTGTAGGG
Encoded here:
- the rph gene encoding ribonuclease PH, which encodes MRENNRKNNELRKIKVTNNYIIHPEGSVLIEFGNTKVICNATIEEKIPPFLKGKGSGWVTAEYSMLPRATNTRNKRESSTGKISGRSMEIQRLIGRALRSCLDLTKLGERTITIDCDVIQADGGTRTASITGGYLALELAIQKLLDNGVLEINPLISKVAAISVGKVNGELMLDLDYKEDCRAQVDMNIVMNNKHEYIEIQGTGEESTFVYSELLEFLSLANEAFEFLFLL
- the rlmN gene encoding 23S rRNA (adenine(2503)-C(2))-methyltransferase RlmN; this translates as MEKIDILNFDYDELVNELSGLNLKKFVISQIYDWLHNKLEFNFDNFSNIKKEIREILKEKYMINDFKFITKQESADKMTSKYLFKVNEKHLLESVLITHNNRKTLCVSSQVGCPLKCDFCATGTMRFEKNLTASEIIQQFYHIQKELKKNGDKITNLVYMGMGEPFLNYDNVVKSINLLNSKYGQNISKRNFTISTSGLINEIKKISENEKQIHLAISLHSVKQEIRDKLMPINKRYNLDELRKALFEYQKHTGNRITFEYILIDDMNIDKTDAILLTKFLKGFNSHVNLIPYNPVTGKSYVTPSKIKQREFFNYLKNNKINATLRETKGQDISAACGQLKVKKENQKNEKDN